In Eriocheir sinensis breed Jianghai 21 chromosome 3, ASM2467909v1, whole genome shotgun sequence, a genomic segment contains:
- the LOC127007496 gene encoding 23 kDa integral membrane protein-like, whose product MGCFSKYGLITINFFLVCIGLSVVGTSAAILHKNTIFGAVLTNVFFSVPLTTLLAGIFLTCLGFLGCLGAIKEHSCMLKLYAVVVGVLLVAVLATGIALVVFSANTSDFIVRSMTKVFDEYGEEDQETLTDNLDYLQNTMECCGINGYEDWAQYPYGNGTNVADGCCIDETVGCGVNMLINPNATELVFTRGCLSFVTGAFSAICLALSILTFALVLVQALSITWACIIAKDSRRYENI is encoded by the exons TGCATCGGACTGAGTGTGGTGGGGACCTCGGCCGCCATCCTCCACAAGAACACAATCTTCGGGGCGGTACTCACCAACGTGTTCTTTTCGGTGCCGCTCACCACCCTGCTGGCCGGCATCTTCCTCACGTGTCTTGGGTTCTTGGGCTGCCTCGGCGCCATCAAGGAACACTCGTGCATGCTGAAGTTG TACGCCGTGGTGGTGGGGGTGCTCCTGGTGGCCGTGTTGGCCACCGGCATCGCTTTGGTGGTGTTCTCAGCCAACACGTCAGACTTCATCGTCCGCAGCATGACCAAAGTATTCGATGAGTACGGCGAGGAGGACCAGGAAACCCTCACCGACAACCTCGATTACCTCCAGAACACA ATGGAATGCTGCGGCATCAACGGCTACGAGGACTGGGCACAGTATCCCTATGGCAACGGGACGAACGTGGCCGACGGCTGCTGCATCGACGAGACCGTGGGGTGCGGCGTCAACATGTTGATCAACCCTAACGCAACCGAACTGGTCTTCACGCGCGGCTGCCTCTCCTTCGTCACCGGCGCCTTTAGTGCCATCTGTCTGGCCCTCAGTATTCTTACCTttgccctcgtcctcgtccag GCTCTGAGCATCACCTGGGCCTGCATCATTGCCAAGGACTCGCGGAGGTACGAGAACATTTGA
- the LOC127007486 gene encoding tetraspanin-3-like produces MVRRAGLFLSLLNFIIFAAGAAACVAAGFLLGRYREYGALVGGGVFTLPLCLLLAGVGLLLLALLAWVGVLQASSCLLYTYACLLLVVAAAEVAALTLVLVYRGRGERAVQESMKEVFGRYGEENDPAVTFALDRAQQKLQCCGVDTFHEWDNSTFGMVSGDVPDGCCRTKVQGCGQGVLLGPNATTPVDATAAEATLVHPRGCFSTVRGQLAGGAPVFIASFVIFVLIQTACVYFAFSAAKKISMSVAPST; encoded by the exons ATGGTGCGACGAGCTGGTCTGTTCCTGTCCCTGCTCAACTTCATTATATTC gcggcgggggcggcggcgtgCGTGGCGGCGGGGTTCCTGCTGGGCCGCTACAGGGAGTACGGCGCGCTGGTGGGCGGCGGGGTGTTCACGCTGCCCCTCTGCCTCCTGCTGGCGGGCGTGGGGCTGCTGCTCCTGGCCCTCCTCGCCTGGGTAGGGGTCCTTCAGGCGAGTTCCTGTCTCCTGTACACG TACGCGTGCCTGCtactggtggtggcggcggcggaggtggcggcCCTGACGCTGGTCCTGGTGTACAGAGGCAGGGGAGAGAGGGCGGTGCAGGAGTCCATGAAAGAAGTCTTTGGGAGGTACGGCGAAGAGAATGACCCCGCCGTGACCTTCGCTCTAGACCGTGCCCAGCAAAAG CTTCAGTGCTGCGGGGTGGACACTTTCCACGAGTGGGACAACAGCACTTTCGGCATGGTCAGCGGGGACGTGCCTGACGGGTGTTGCAGGACCAAGGTTCAAGGTTGTGGTCAAGGGGTTCTTCTGGGCCCTAATGCCACCACCCCCGTCGATGCCACAGCAGCAGAAGCCACCTTAGTCCACCCTCGGGGCTGTTTCTCTACCGTGCGGGGGCAACTAGCGGGAGGAGCTCCTGTCTTCATAGCCAGCTTTGTCATCTTTGTTCTCATTCAG ACAGCGTGTGTATACTTCGCATTTTCAGCAGCTAAGAAAATAAGCATGTCGGTGGCGCCCTCTACGTGA